In the Pseudomonas sp. DTU_2021_1001937_2_SI_NGA_ILE_001 genome, one interval contains:
- a CDS encoding PhzF family phenazine biosynthesis protein, with protein sequence MMTEILKLAAFSDGDQGGNPAGVWIGATLPDDASMQRIAAEVGFSETAFAAQQADGSFRVRYFSPLAEVPFCGHATIALGAALAAREGDGIFDLQLNQARITVEGHAQGKLVSAALQSPPTHSQPVSDALLQEALQLFGYGHEQLDPRIPPAAINGGAGHLVLALNSRAALKAMHYDQAAGRELMVREGWATIVLVYAETEQFFHTRNPFAFGGVYEDPATGAATAALAGYLRDIGWPHGGVIDILQGEDMGSPSRLRAEISAQPGSSIRVSGMARYL encoded by the coding sequence ATGATGACCGAGATACTCAAGCTGGCCGCCTTCAGCGACGGCGACCAGGGCGGCAACCCGGCGGGGGTGTGGATCGGCGCAACCTTGCCGGACGACGCCAGCATGCAACGCATCGCCGCCGAGGTGGGCTTTTCCGAAACCGCGTTCGCCGCGCAACAGGCCGATGGCAGCTTTCGCGTGCGCTATTTCTCACCCTTGGCCGAAGTGCCGTTCTGTGGCCACGCCACCATCGCCTTGGGCGCAGCGCTGGCGGCCCGTGAAGGCGACGGCATCTTCGACCTGCAACTCAACCAGGCGCGCATCACCGTCGAAGGCCACGCCCAGGGCAAGCTGGTCTCGGCCGCCCTGCAATCGCCGCCGACGCACAGCCAGCCGGTCAGCGACGCGCTGCTGCAGGAAGCCTTGCAGCTGTTCGGCTATGGCCATGAGCAACTCGACCCGCGTATCCCGCCTGCCGCGATCAACGGCGGCGCCGGGCATCTGGTGCTGGCGTTGAACAGCCGTGCGGCGCTCAAGGCCATGCACTACGACCAGGCCGCCGGTCGCGAGCTGATGGTCCGCGAGGGCTGGGCGACCATCGTGCTGGTGTATGCCGAGACCGAGCAGTTCTTCCACACCCGCAACCCCTTCGCCTTCGGCGGTGTCTACGAAGACCCGGCGACCGGCGCGGCGACTGCCGCACTGGCCGGCTACCTGCGTGACATCGGCTGGCCGCACGGTGGGGTGATCGACATTCTGCAGGGCGAAGACATGGGCAGCCCGTCGCGGCTGCGTGCGGAAATCAGTGCCCAGCCAGGCAGCTCGATCCGTGTGTCGGGGATGGCGCGCTATCTGTAG
- a CDS encoding MFS transporter yields MTALETPAVHTGSTPRQEQMATRLAFFIAGFCMAAWAPLVPYAKARVGLEDGMLGLLLLCLGIGSITAMPLAGALAARWGCRRLLVGGSVLICLCLPLLATLESLPLLVATLFVFGVGMGAVDCTANVQAVIVERASGKTMMSGFHGLFSLGGIVGAAGVSALLALGASPLLAILVVVAVTLATMLKAMPHLLPYGSAAEGPAFAIPHGVVLFIGLLCFTVFLAEGAMLDWSAVFLTSVRGMETAYAGLGYAVFAVTMTFGRLFGDAIVRRVGPHRIIILGGLLAASGLCVATLVPAWEAALLGYALVGAGCSNIVPVCYSAVGRQQSMPESVAIPAVTTLGYAGILMGPAAIGFVAHISSLGVAFLVVAAMLLGVAASGSQLNP; encoded by the coding sequence ATGACCGCGCTTGAAACCCCAGCTGTTCACACCGGCAGCACGCCGCGCCAGGAACAGATGGCTACCCGCCTGGCATTTTTCATCGCCGGTTTCTGTATGGCTGCCTGGGCACCTTTGGTGCCTTATGCCAAGGCTCGGGTAGGGCTGGAGGACGGCATGCTGGGCCTGCTGCTGCTGTGCCTGGGCATCGGCTCGATCACTGCCATGCCGCTCGCCGGTGCCCTGGCCGCTCGCTGGGGCTGCCGGCGCCTGCTGGTGGGCGGCAGTGTCCTGATCTGCCTGTGCCTGCCGTTGCTGGCGACCCTGGAAAGTCTGCCGCTGCTGGTGGCGACGCTGTTCGTGTTCGGCGTGGGCATGGGCGCGGTGGATTGCACTGCCAATGTCCAGGCGGTGATCGTCGAGCGGGCCAGCGGCAAGACCATGATGTCGGGCTTCCATGGCCTGTTCAGCCTGGGCGGTATCGTCGGTGCCGCTGGCGTCAGTGCCTTGCTGGCCCTGGGGGCTTCGCCGCTGCTGGCGATTCTGGTAGTGGTGGCGGTCACCCTGGCGACCATGCTCAAGGCCATGCCGCATTTGCTGCCTTATGGCAGCGCCGCCGAGGGGCCGGCGTTCGCCATTCCCCATGGTGTGGTGCTGTTCATCGGCCTGTTGTGCTTTACGGTGTTTCTCGCCGAAGGCGCGATGCTGGACTGGAGCGCGGTGTTTCTCACCTCCGTGCGGGGCATGGAGACCGCCTACGCCGGGCTGGGCTATGCGGTGTTCGCGGTGACCATGACCTTCGGCCGGCTGTTCGGCGACGCCATCGTGCGCCGCGTCGGCCCCCACCGCATCATCATCCTTGGCGGCCTGCTGGCGGCCAGCGGCCTCTGCGTGGCCACACTGGTGCCGGCCTGGGAAGCTGCGTTGCTGGGCTATGCCCTGGTGGGCGCGGGGTGCTCGAACATCGTGCCGGTGTGCTACAGCGCGGTGGGTCGGCAGCAGAGCATGCCGGAAAGCGTGGCGATCCCGGCGGTCACCACCCTGGGCTACGCCGGCATCCTGATGGGGCCGGCGGCCATTGGTTTCGTCGCGCACATCAGCAGCCTGGGCGTGGCGTTTCTGGTGGTGGCGGCGATGCTGCTGGGGGTGGCGGCCAGCGGCAGCCAGCTCAACCCGTAG
- a CDS encoding DUF4214 domain-containing protein, giving the protein MAEVDLKRFDIVNGQVQGVYEWDDGVWEVDAIEADERYTVSGSDVVHEERDDGWVETTLYRDTDGSGTYREISVSHSREGAGVSGTSDAALARLYMAVFDRSPDLGGFRYWEQQADRGMGVSDIAASFINGNEFQQSYGALDDSAFVDRLYLNVLDRPADSGGKDWWMSMLQGQSMNRQEVVVAFSESAEFVALSDPAVTQFLQLVGQPVNSDAPF; this is encoded by the coding sequence ATGGCAGAAGTCGATCTGAAGCGTTTCGATATCGTCAATGGGCAGGTCCAGGGTGTGTACGAATGGGACGACGGCGTCTGGGAAGTCGATGCCATCGAGGCGGACGAGCGCTATACGGTGTCGGGCTCCGACGTCGTGCATGAAGAGCGTGACGATGGCTGGGTGGAAACTACCCTGTATCGCGACACAGACGGCTCCGGCACCTACAGGGAAATCTCGGTATCGCACAGCCGTGAGGGCGCAGGCGTTTCAGGCACGAGTGATGCCGCATTGGCCCGGCTGTACATGGCGGTCTTCGATCGCAGCCCCGACCTTGGCGGTTTCCGCTACTGGGAGCAGCAGGCCGACCGCGGCATGGGCGTGAGCGATATCGCTGCCAGTTTCATCAACGGCAATGAGTTCCAGCAGTCCTACGGGGCGCTGGACGACTCGGCGTTCGTCGATCGTCTGTACCTGAACGTGCTTGACCGCCCGGCGGACAGCGGTGGCAAGGACTGGTGGATGAGCATGCTGCAGGGCCAGAGCATGAACCGCCAGGAAGTGGTGGTGGCGTTCTCCGAATCGGCCGAATTCGTTGCGCTGAGCGACCCTGCCGTGACGCAGTTCCTGCAACTGGTCGGGCAGCCTGTGAACAGCGACGCACCGTTCTGA
- the rarD gene encoding EamA family transporter RarD, producing the protein MQKGIALSVLASCLFGVMYYYTSLMTPLSGEEIFGWRMLLTVPCVTLFMMASGDWPLVRAMAARLLQQPALVMGIMLSSLLMGIQLLLFMWAPLHGRSLEVSLGYFLLPLTMILTGRVVYGEHLSHLQKIAAAFASFGVAHEVWRLGSFSWETLVVAAGYPVYFVLRRKLKTDNLGGLWFDMLFMLPVGVWFILSGNPAAAQETPRLYLLIPLLGVISASALVSYLLASRLLPFSLFGLLSYVEPVLLVGVALLLGESIGPDEWLTYIPIWLAVLVLILEGARHLLAQRRRNAL; encoded by the coding sequence GTGCAGAAAGGCATCGCGCTCTCGGTACTGGCTTCCTGCTTGTTCGGGGTCATGTACTACTACACCTCCCTGATGACCCCGCTCAGCGGCGAGGAAATCTTCGGCTGGCGCATGCTGCTGACCGTGCCTTGCGTGACCCTGTTCATGATGGCCAGCGGCGACTGGCCGCTGGTACGGGCCATGGCCGCGCGCCTGCTGCAACAGCCGGCCCTGGTGATGGGCATCATGCTGTCGTCGCTGCTGATGGGCATCCAGCTACTGCTGTTCATGTGGGCGCCGTTGCACGGTCGCAGCCTGGAAGTCTCGCTGGGCTATTTCCTGCTGCCCTTGACCATGATCCTCACCGGCCGCGTGGTGTATGGCGAACATCTCTCGCACCTGCAGAAGATCGCCGCCGCCTTCGCCAGTTTCGGTGTCGCCCATGAGGTCTGGCGCCTGGGCAGCTTTTCCTGGGAGACGTTGGTGGTCGCGGCCGGCTACCCGGTGTATTTCGTGCTGCGCCGCAAGCTCAAGACCGATAACCTCGGCGGCCTGTGGTTCGACATGCTGTTCATGCTGCCGGTAGGCGTGTGGTTCATCCTCAGTGGCAACCCCGCCGCTGCCCAGGAAACCCCGCGCCTGTACCTGCTGATTCCTCTGCTCGGGGTGATCAGCGCCTCGGCGCTGGTCAGTTACCTGCTGGCCAGCCGGCTCCTGCCGTTCAGCCTGTTCGGGCTGCTCAGCTATGTGGAGCCCGTGCTGCTGGTTGGGGTGGCGCTGCTGCTGGGCGAGAGCATCGGTCCGGATGAATGGCTGACCTATATCCCGATCTGGCTGGCGGTGCTGGTGCTGATCCTAGAAGGCGCGCGCCACCTGCTCGCGCAGCGTCGGCGCAATGCGCTTTGA